ACGCCGGCGCGGAGGCAACAATGAACAGGGCCGCCTCCCCGAAGGAAGGCGGCCCCTGACGCGGATCCGGGTCGCTCGTTGCGCCGCGCGGATCGCGTCGGACCGGTCAATCGGCCCAGGAAGCGGAACTCCACCGCTGTGACGACGCGCCGATCACCAACGTGGACGGCAGGCGCGGCGCACGGACGTGGACGACGACCGCCCTGCGGATCGCCCGGCCGATCCAGAGCTTCGCGAACGAGATGAAACGGATGCCCCTGCTGCCATCGAAGTTGCGGGCGGCCGAGATCAGCCCGACGTTGCCCTCCGCGATCAGGTCCAGGTCG
The window above is part of the bacterium genome. Proteins encoded here:
- a CDS encoding sigma factor, with protein sequence AETRMSIVRAEDPRLQHYLLYIERYKKLTRDEELGLAERIHDGDREALDQLVNANLSHVVGIAKEFHHHGLGDLDLIAEGNVGLISAARNFDGSRGIRFISFAKLWIGRAIRRAVVVHVRAPRLPSTLVIGASSQRWSSASWAD